The sequence below is a genomic window from Streptomyces sp. NBC_00582.
CGTGTCGCGCGGCAGCTCGAAGCGGTGCTCGCCGGGGCCGTCAGCCCGTGATCGCCGCGCGGATCGCCTTCGCCTTCTCCTCGGTGAACACCCCGGTGTCCAGGAGGGAGAGGATCGACCGGACGCCTCCGCCGGAGCCCCAGCTGCCCTCCTCGACGACCCGGAAGTTCACCCACCACGCCGGGGAGGGCGCCGGCAGTCCGCAGGCCTCGGTCAGTGCGGCCAGCAGGCGTTCGATGACCTCCGTGCGTACCTCCTGGGGCCAGTCGCCGTCCATGACGGCCACGTCGATCACCATGACGTCGAGCTCCTGACCGGCGTCGGCCAGCAGTCGCCCGCCGATCGCCATCATGTCCGGCTCGCGCTCCACGAAGTGCACCTGGAACCCGGCCCTGGCGGGCGGCGCGAACCGGCCGACCTCGGGCACCAGCACCGCGTCCGTCAGGGTCTCGGCC
It includes:
- a CDS encoding tautomerase family protein, whose translation is MTIITVNTPKGRLTLEQRRALAETLTDAVLVPEVGRFAPPARAGFQVHFVEREPDMMAIGGRLLADAGQELDVMVIDVAVMDGDWPQEVRTEVIERLLAALTEACGLPAPSPAWWVNFRVVEEGSWGSGGGVRSILSLLDTGVFTEEKAKAIRAAITG